In Hyalangium minutum, a single window of DNA contains:
- a CDS encoding UvrD-helicase domain-containing protein yields the protein MLPITDFIPAIRFAIPRFRPQPGRLPAPDAQQEACILHPPATPLQIVAGPGSGKTTVLVLRALRLVIVDGLLPEHVLLTTFTKKAAAEIRTRLIEWGLQLVGYLRQHGPSQLQPHLAQVDVNRFVTGTLDSLCEDALRTLRVATDPAPALLEGFAADALMHRRGLTNTVYNTGTIDPAVAGYLANFTFDGTAPGNVGELIRSVRPIFDRFAHDIIDLPTFQTLPTHTGARALLVRGYGAYVQHLRDTNRLDFALLEQAFLERLRTGRLARFTDVVRAILVDEYQDTNLLQESIYFELFRRSNASLSVVGDDDQSLYRFRGATVELFRDFRTRLATVVPNVAAQRLDLIANYRSTPEIVSFFNSFIVNDPDFSPARVQPPKPAIQAHLPSNGARVLGMFRSDVPTLATHLAAFLHDVFRGNGRVVSGAMGPVTVAKAPQGGDFGDAVLLAHSVNEFTSGFMGSTPRARLPHQLRRELASRNVGVFNPRGQALRDIPVIQQLLGAMLECLDPGSALQSTMRLRGEAQQYLGSFRVAYTQYAGTNPPPVQPHDLSAFVMAWGRRQSQSGKPWPREWPILELCFTLLAWFPSLRDDPEGQVHLEAVTRAISQSATFSPYRALVLHGSGQHDRISVENALRDIFAPIAESSIDVDEEIMPSIPRDRFAMMTIHQAKGLEFPLVIVDVGSDFKTNHAKTRFRRFPDQPSNVTHLEDDLSQPCSVGTLRLQRTALQRTFDDLIRLYYVAYSRPQSALLLVGLDTCLQYSTSIRHTATFWRADGTWAWRTPYSGRRHPPQANNIPLELI from the coding sequence TTGCTGCCCATCACAGACTTCATCCCTGCCATCCGCTTCGCGATTCCCCGGTTCCGGCCACAGCCAGGCCGTCTTCCCGCACCGGATGCACAGCAGGAGGCGTGCATTCTCCACCCTCCCGCGACGCCTCTTCAGATTGTCGCGGGTCCAGGCAGCGGTAAGACAACCGTGCTTGTGCTCCGGGCACTCCGGCTCGTCATCGTCGACGGTCTTCTGCCCGAGCATGTGCTGCTTACCACGTTCACGAAGAAGGCTGCGGCGGAGATTCGCACCCGGCTCATCGAGTGGGGGCTCCAGTTGGTGGGCTATCTGCGGCAGCACGGTCCTTCCCAACTGCAACCTCACCTAGCCCAAGTTGACGTCAACCGTTTCGTGACGGGAACTCTCGACAGTTTGTGTGAGGACGCGTTGCGCACGCTGCGCGTGGCCACGGACCCTGCTCCCGCCCTGCTCGAGGGGTTCGCGGCGGATGCGCTCATGCACCGCCGCGGCCTCACCAACACGGTCTACAACACCGGTACGATCGATCCCGCAGTCGCCGGCTACCTCGCGAACTTCACTTTTGACGGCACTGCCCCGGGGAATGTGGGGGAACTCATCCGCAGCGTGCGCCCGATCTTCGATCGCTTCGCGCACGACATCATCGACCTCCCCACCTTCCAGACACTGCCGACGCACACCGGGGCCCGCGCCCTGCTGGTCCGGGGATATGGCGCCTATGTGCAGCACCTGCGGGACACCAACCGCCTGGACTTCGCCCTACTTGAGCAGGCCTTTCTTGAGCGGCTACGGACTGGACGCCTTGCGCGCTTCACGGATGTCGTCCGTGCCATTCTTGTGGACGAGTACCAGGACACCAACCTCCTCCAAGAGAGCATCTACTTCGAGCTCTTCCGGCGATCCAACGCGTCCCTGTCGGTTGTGGGTGATGACGATCAGTCCCTGTACCGGTTCCGCGGCGCCACAGTGGAACTCTTCCGGGATTTTCGGACGCGGCTCGCCACCGTGGTGCCCAACGTCGCCGCGCAGCGACTGGATCTCATCGCGAACTACCGCTCCACGCCCGAGATCGTCTCCTTCTTCAACTCCTTCATCGTTAACGATCCTGACTTCTCGCCCGCACGCGTCCAGCCTCCCAAACCGGCGATACAGGCCCATCTCCCTTCCAACGGAGCGCGGGTGCTGGGCATGTTCCGGTCAGATGTCCCGACACTGGCGACGCACCTCGCTGCCTTCCTCCATGACGTGTTCCGTGGAAATGGACGTGTCGTTAGCGGAGCCATGGGGCCGGTGACCGTAGCCAAAGCACCTCAGGGAGGAGACTTCGGCGATGCTGTGCTCCTAGCGCACTCCGTGAACGAGTTCACCTCGGGGTTCATGGGCTCGACTCCCCGGGCCCGGCTTCCTCATCAGCTTCGGCGGGAGTTGGCCTCAAGGAACGTCGGCGTTTTCAACCCACGAGGGCAAGCGCTCCGCGACATTCCCGTGATCCAGCAGTTGTTGGGAGCGATGCTGGAGTGCCTAGATCCTGGATCGGCGTTGCAGAGCACAATGCGCCTGCGCGGCGAGGCCCAGCAGTATCTGGGCTCATTTCGCGTCGCCTACACTCAGTATGCCGGCACGAACCCTCCGCCAGTGCAACCACATGACCTGTCTGCCTTCGTCATGGCCTGGGGGCGCCGTCAGTCTCAGTCTGGCAAACCGTGGCCGCGTGAGTGGCCGATCCTAGAGCTCTGTTTCACGCTCCTTGCTTGGTTCCCAAGCCTGCGCGATGACCCCGAGGGGCAGGTGCACTTGGAGGCGGTGACCCGCGCCATCTCGCAATCGGCGACGTTCTCGCCCTACCGCGCGTTGGTGCTTCACGGTTCAGGGCAGCACGATCGCATCAGCGTGGAGAACGCCCTACGAGACATCTTCGCTCCCATCGCCGAGAGTTCGATCGACGTCGATGAAGAGATCATGCCAAGCATACCCCGGGATCGCTTCGCGATGATGACAATCCATCAAGCCAAGGGGCTTGAGTTTCCCCTGGTCATCGTGGACGTCGGCTCGGACTTCAAGACCAACCATGCGAAGACCCGGTTCCGGCGATTCCCCGACCAGCCGAGCAATGTCACTCACCTGGAGGATGATCTGTCCCAGCCCTGCTCCGTTGGCACGCTCCGTTTGCAACGCACCGCCCTGCAACGCACCTTCGATGATCTGATCCGTCTCTACTATGTCGCCTACAGTCGGCCTCAGTCCGCGTTGCTTCTCGTTGGCCTGGACACCTGCCTGCAGTACTCGACGAGCATCCGCCATACCGCCACCTTCTGGAGGGCCGACGGCACCTGGGCCTGGAGGACTCCGTACTCGGGCCGACGCCATCCTCCGCAGGCGAACAACATCCCGCTGGAGCTGATCTGA
- a CDS encoding DMT family transporter, which produces MRYFIMVAAGAALWGFWPLFLHPAGLSGVQNAFLAMATMALISPFLLRRESLKDRRATRALVLMGVADALNVALVFAAVKRGPVAIAILTHYLAPLLVALTAPWVIRERRSLRALIGAPLTSLGLGMLIWKPGEDFSGWTAVLGGASAIFFAATVFCAKEAARAWSPIAVTSVHSAVGALTLLILFRGSALPPIEVPVLWVLAGGVVSGLIGNVLFNQGMRHIPTSTTGALTYLEPLTATVLGWLVFHEALGLWGLLGGILVLTVGVWVATEPRTLGSPLPSISGTP; this is translated from the coding sequence GTGCGGTACTTCATCATGGTCGCAGCCGGAGCCGCCCTCTGGGGCTTCTGGCCGCTCTTCCTGCACCCGGCTGGCCTCTCCGGTGTCCAGAACGCGTTTCTCGCCATGGCCACCATGGCGTTGATCTCGCCCTTCCTCCTGCGGCGCGAGTCCCTGAAGGACCGACGGGCCACGCGGGCGCTCGTCCTCATGGGGGTGGCGGACGCCCTCAACGTGGCCCTCGTCTTCGCCGCCGTGAAGCGTGGCCCCGTGGCCATCGCCATCCTCACGCACTACCTGGCGCCCCTGCTGGTGGCGCTGACGGCGCCCTGGGTCATCCGCGAGCGCCGCTCCCTGCGGGCCCTCATCGGCGCTCCCCTCACCTCACTGGGCCTGGGCATGCTCATCTGGAAGCCGGGCGAGGACTTCTCCGGGTGGACGGCGGTGCTCGGCGGCGCCAGCGCCATCTTCTTCGCCGCCACCGTCTTCTGCGCGAAGGAGGCCGCGCGGGCCTGGTCTCCCATCGCCGTCACCTCCGTTCACTCCGCAGTGGGCGCGCTCACCCTGCTGATCCTCTTCAGGGGCAGCGCCCTGCCTCCCATCGAGGTGCCCGTGCTGTGGGTGCTCGCGGGCGGCGTGGTGAGCGGGCTGATCGGCAACGTCCTCTTCAACCAGGGCATGCGGCACATCCCCACCTCCACCACGGGCGCGCTCACCTACCTGGAGCCCCTCACCGCCACCGTGCTCGGGTGGCTCGTCTTCCACGAGGCGCTCGGCCTCTGGGGCCTGCTGGGAGGAATCCTCGTCCTGACCGTGGGGGTCTGGGTCGCAACGGAGCCCCGCACCTTGGGTTCGCCTTTACCATCAATTTCTGGTACTCCTTGA
- a CDS encoding tRNA-uridine aminocarboxypropyltransferase yields the protein MRSRTPPDLAGRCPRCYLPTRLCLCAQVPQLDTRTEFLVIRHNKEKEKSTNTVRVAALALVRCQVLTYGAPGERFDASVLESPDTWLLFPDTQPPEPQAPPPKRLIVLDGNWGQARRMVQRLPALRKMPGLALPPPPPNTRRLRRPPNPDGMSTLEAMAGAVALLEGEELARQLYALHELMIDRVMESRGRLG from the coding sequence ATGAGGTCTCGTACCCCGCCGGATCTCGCGGGCCGCTGCCCGCGGTGTTACCTGCCCACGCGGCTGTGCCTGTGCGCGCAGGTGCCGCAGTTGGACACGCGCACCGAGTTCCTCGTCATCCGGCACAACAAGGAGAAGGAGAAGTCCACCAACACGGTGCGGGTGGCGGCGCTCGCGCTGGTGCGCTGTCAGGTGCTCACGTACGGGGCGCCCGGCGAGCGGTTCGACGCCTCGGTGCTCGAGAGCCCCGACACCTGGCTGCTCTTCCCGGACACGCAGCCGCCCGAGCCCCAGGCGCCTCCGCCCAAGCGGCTCATCGTGTTGGATGGGAACTGGGGACAGGCGCGCCGCATGGTCCAGCGCCTGCCCGCGCTGCGGAAGATGCCGGGCCTGGCGCTGCCTCCTCCTCCGCCAAACACGCGCCGGCTGCGCCGCCCGCCCAACCCGGACGGCATGTCCACGCTGGAGGCCATGGCCGGAGCCGTGGCGCTGCTTGAGGGCGAGGAGCTAGCCCGGCAGCTCTACGCGCTGCACGAGCTGATGATCGACCGGGTGATGGAGAGCCGCGGGCGGCTCGGGTAG
- a CDS encoding protein-disulfide reductase DsbD family protein: MKKVGILAAVCGIAVVVVPWLMPTGPGLGLDATQFLASGSLLTGAAVVFLGGLLTAMTPCVYPLIPITVSVFGARKAEGRAKALVLTSSYIIGMGVVFSALGVLAAKTGQAFGSMLGNPAVVTGLAVFLLVLATSMFGAFELALPSSMQQRLTTVGGAGVAGAFLMGSVSGFLAAPCTGPVLTGLLAFVAKTANTGLGAALLFVYALGIGVPFFLIGVFTVRLPRGGVWMEWVKSVLGIVLVALAISYLRDAFPWARDTVKAAAAQLGRTPGALLAGAFAALGVLVGAIHLSFKSGSREFVIKAVGVALVVIAITVRIGVMDTTPAGALWVKLGWMELPKAPTFEWHHVMPAKQATFSTEEFEKALASARAAGKPVMIDFFADWCAACKELDRETYPAPEVISESERFFNIKIDATNSEDALDVLMERFGVQGLPTVAFVSSGGEILKNPRVTGFLEPRPFAEELKKVR; encoded by the coding sequence GTGAAGAAGGTTGGGATTCTCGCCGCAGTGTGCGGCATCGCCGTGGTGGTGGTCCCCTGGCTCATGCCCACCGGCCCAGGGCTCGGGCTGGATGCGACGCAGTTCCTGGCCTCCGGCAGCTTGCTGACGGGGGCCGCTGTCGTTTTTCTCGGCGGCCTCCTCACGGCGATGACGCCTTGCGTCTACCCGCTCATTCCCATCACCGTCTCTGTCTTCGGCGCTCGGAAGGCCGAGGGGCGGGCGAAGGCGCTGGTCCTCACGTCCTCGTACATCATCGGCATGGGCGTGGTGTTCAGCGCGCTCGGGGTGCTGGCGGCCAAGACGGGGCAGGCCTTCGGTTCCATGCTGGGCAACCCTGCCGTGGTGACGGGGTTGGCGGTGTTCCTCCTGGTGCTTGCCACCTCCATGTTCGGCGCCTTCGAGCTGGCGCTCCCTTCGAGCATGCAGCAGCGGCTGACCACCGTGGGAGGCGCGGGCGTGGCGGGCGCGTTCCTCATGGGCAGCGTGTCCGGGTTCCTCGCAGCGCCGTGCACCGGCCCCGTGCTCACCGGCCTGCTCGCGTTCGTGGCGAAGACGGCGAACACCGGCCTGGGCGCGGCGCTCCTCTTTGTCTACGCGCTGGGCATCGGCGTGCCCTTCTTCCTCATCGGCGTCTTCACCGTGCGCCTGCCTCGCGGCGGCGTGTGGATGGAGTGGGTGAAGAGCGTGCTGGGCATCGTCCTGGTAGCGCTTGCCATCTCTTACCTGCGGGATGCGTTCCCGTGGGCCCGCGACACGGTGAAGGCGGCGGCGGCGCAGCTCGGGCGCACGCCGGGCGCGCTCCTCGCGGGGGCGTTCGCGGCGCTGGGCGTGCTCGTGGGCGCCATTCACCTCTCGTTCAAGTCCGGATCGCGCGAGTTCGTCATCAAGGCCGTGGGCGTGGCCCTCGTCGTGATCGCCATCACCGTCCGCATCGGTGTGATGGACACCACTCCCGCTGGAGCCCTCTGGGTGAAGCTCGGCTGGATGGAGCTGCCCAAGGCGCCGACCTTTGAATGGCACCATGTCATGCCCGCCAAGCAGGCCACCTTCTCGACCGAGGAGTTCGAGAAGGCCCTCGCCTCGGCGCGCGCCGCCGGCAAGCCGGTGATGATCGACTTCTTCGCGGACTGGTGCGCGGCCTGTAAGGAGCTGGACCGGGAGACCTACCCGGCCCCCGAGGTCATCTCCGAGTCGGAGCGCTTCTTCAACATCAAGATCGACGCGACTAACAGCGAGGACGCGCTCGATGTGCTCATGGAGCGCTTCGGCGTGCAGGGGCTGCCCACCGTGGCCTTCGTGTCCTCCGGCGGAGAGATTCTCAAGAACCCCCGCGTCACCGGCTTCCTGGAGCCCCGGCCGTTCGCCGAGGAGCTCAAGAAGGTCCGCTGA
- a CDS encoding SPFH domain-containing protein produces MSASEKRNRMSGSSNGVNGTETRMQLVSEGASNDLNGTRYEHGWRAGKPEEDPEKMKKWGLITARPSEFLIHMRRGRVREVSGQGASCFKFPGDAVAIVPTSVQRLQFTADQVTSEKVGVSVTGLAVYRIVDPLVAFRMLNFSFPERASEKLQGLLREMFVGAARRLVANLSVEECLTKRKEGIATELMREIAPVVSGRGRLDDSTDAGWGVVIDTIEIQDVRVLSSTVFENMQARYRREQERQAREAELAKERFLRREEAEAERAIALTKLAADEEVRQKRTVTEEQARLEELSSEARVTEARLAQERALKQGQVATEREVTLSKLNAEYEVRQRKQQADESAKLELLATEARLAEAKLLQERNLKQGQANAERELSLSKLNAELELRKRREEADEAAKMEQLASEARMAEAKLAHDRALSEAQLAHERQMAVTQAEAALERMRQEQQAEMERIRNEQEAAAARHEGQLATTMQEVERLKAQVQVAQARRAIAEAELAIAEFETKKLTVTQELELQRARTMREIENTLSPEVIQMTLANQLPQVAAAFQQKMGEVHVTAVDGANPFGYIAAAVEGVMGLARSAGLKIPTPAQQPQ; encoded by the coding sequence ATGAGCGCCAGCGAGAAGCGGAACCGGATGAGCGGCAGCAGCAATGGGGTCAACGGCACCGAGACGCGGATGCAGTTGGTGTCCGAGGGGGCTTCCAACGACCTGAATGGCACGCGCTACGAGCATGGCTGGCGGGCTGGCAAGCCGGAGGAGGACCCCGAGAAGATGAAGAAGTGGGGCCTCATCACCGCGCGCCCCAGTGAGTTCCTCATCCACATGCGCCGCGGCCGCGTCCGGGAGGTCTCCGGCCAGGGCGCCAGCTGCTTCAAGTTCCCCGGCGACGCGGTGGCCATCGTCCCCACCAGCGTGCAGCGGCTCCAGTTCACCGCGGACCAGGTGACGAGCGAGAAGGTCGGCGTGTCAGTGACGGGCCTCGCGGTGTACCGCATCGTGGATCCGCTGGTGGCGTTCCGGATGCTGAACTTCTCCTTCCCGGAGCGCGCCTCCGAGAAGTTGCAGGGCCTGCTGCGTGAGATGTTCGTCGGTGCCGCCCGCCGCCTGGTGGCCAACCTCTCCGTGGAGGAGTGCCTCACCAAGCGCAAGGAGGGCATCGCCACCGAGTTGATGCGAGAGATTGCCCCCGTGGTCTCTGGCCGCGGCCGACTCGATGACAGCACGGACGCCGGCTGGGGCGTCGTCATCGACACCATCGAGATTCAAGACGTCCGGGTGCTCAGCTCCACCGTCTTCGAGAACATGCAGGCCCGCTATCGCCGCGAGCAGGAGCGGCAGGCCCGCGAGGCGGAGCTGGCCAAGGAGCGCTTCCTCCGGCGCGAGGAGGCCGAGGCCGAGCGCGCCATCGCCCTGACGAAGCTCGCCGCAGACGAGGAGGTCCGCCAGAAGCGCACCGTCACCGAGGAGCAGGCCCGGCTCGAGGAGCTGTCCTCCGAGGCCCGTGTCACCGAGGCCCGGCTCGCCCAGGAGCGCGCCCTCAAGCAGGGGCAGGTGGCCACCGAGCGCGAAGTCACCCTGAGCAAGCTCAACGCGGAATACGAGGTCCGCCAGCGCAAGCAGCAGGCCGACGAGTCCGCGAAGCTGGAGTTGCTCGCCACCGAGGCGCGGTTGGCCGAGGCGAAGCTCCTCCAGGAGCGCAACCTCAAGCAGGGTCAGGCCAACGCCGAGCGCGAGCTGTCCCTCAGCAAGCTGAACGCCGAGCTGGAGCTGCGCAAGCGCCGCGAGGAGGCCGATGAGGCCGCGAAGATGGAACAACTGGCCAGCGAGGCGCGCATGGCCGAGGCGAAGCTTGCCCACGACCGCGCCCTGTCCGAGGCCCAACTCGCCCACGAGCGCCAGATGGCCGTCACGCAGGCCGAGGCCGCCCTGGAGCGCATGCGCCAGGAGCAGCAGGCCGAGATGGAGCGCATCCGGAACGAGCAGGAGGCCGCTGCCGCCCGGCACGAGGGCCAACTGGCGACGACGATGCAGGAGGTGGAGCGGCTCAAGGCCCAGGTGCAGGTGGCTCAGGCCCGCCGCGCCATCGCCGAGGCGGAGCTGGCCATCGCCGAGTTCGAGACGAAGAAGCTCACCGTGACGCAGGAGCTGGAACTCCAGCGCGCCCGGACGATGCGCGAGATCGAGAACACGCTGAGCCCAGAGGTCATCCAGATGACGCTCGCCAACCAGCTCCCCCAGGTGGCGGCCGCCTTCCAACAGAAGATGGGCGAGGTCCACGTCACCGCCGTGGATGGTGCCAATCCGTTCGGCTACATCGCCGCGGCGGTGGAAGGGGTGATGGGGCTCGCGCGTTCTGCGGGCCTGAAGATTCCCACCCCCGCCCAGCAGCCGCAGTAA
- a CDS encoding FHA domain-containing protein gives MSGIRVRVGTIGGARSIERAFQRHEIVIGRAAENDVILKQNNVSKEHCRVLFAGGKLMVGDSGSTNGTYVNGKRVTAWTPLRPSDEVWIGKYVLVFSVDAEPEQAARGGRSARGDKEREGTRQSRSGNKKTGNEKKGKASTASADDEKERRKVRTPWDVLGVPKGTPKAEAKKAYHKLLLMYHPDKVDSLGPRLKELAVEITRELNEAWARIESGKG, from the coding sequence ATGTCCGGAATCCGCGTCCGAGTGGGGACAATAGGAGGCGCACGGAGTATTGAGAGAGCCTTTCAGCGGCATGAGATTGTGATTGGCCGTGCTGCTGAGAATGATGTGATCTTGAAGCAAAACAATGTCTCCAAGGAGCATTGTCGAGTGCTCTTTGCCGGAGGCAAGTTGATGGTGGGGGACTCGGGCTCAACCAATGGAACCTATGTGAACGGTAAGCGGGTTACCGCGTGGACACCATTAAGGCCTTCGGATGAGGTTTGGATCGGGAAGTATGTTCTCGTTTTTTCGGTAGATGCAGAGCCTGAACAGGCGGCAAGGGGAGGTCGTTCAGCGCGCGGTGATAAAGAGCGCGAAGGAACTCGCCAGTCTCGAAGCGGTAACAAGAAAACTGGTAATGAAAAGAAGGGTAAGGCGAGCACCGCCTCCGCTGATGATGAGAAGGAACGGCGCAAAGTTCGGACACCTTGGGATGTTCTTGGTGTGCCTAAAGGAACTCCCAAGGCTGAGGCTAAAAAAGCGTATCATAAACTGCTGTTGATGTATCACCCGGATAAGGTGGATTCGCTTGGGCCGAGACTCAAGGAGTTGGCTGTGGAGATTACTCGCGAGTTGAATGAGGCCTGGGCAAGAATTGAGTCTGGGAAAGGTTGA
- a CDS encoding IscS subfamily cysteine desulfurase, whose product MKLPIYMDNHATTPLDPRVLEAMLPYLREDFGNAASRNHAFGWKAEAAVEKARKQVAELIGASDKEIVFTSGATESDNLAIKGVLEFYKDKGDHIITLKTEHKAVLDTCKRLERIRQERLDELKMLRLSQLAETDVTPDNLAELSARFNVEQDAQYQKWASRPTGGARVTYLDVEKDGRVSMEKLAAAITDKTVLVSIMFANNEIGTVQPIAEIGKLCREKGVLFHCDAVQGIGKLPFHVDELKVDLVSISAHKMYGPKGVGALYVRRKPRVRIAPIIDGGGHERGMRSGTLNVSAIVGFGQAAQIAREELAEESARIFRLREKLRTGIMSQLDMVTVNGSLEHRLPGNLNLSFSYVEGEALMMSIKDVAVSSGSACTSASLEPSYVLRACGVEEDMAHSSIRFGVGRFNTEEEVDFVVRLVVDKVRKLRDMSPLYEMAKEGIDLKSIEWTAH is encoded by the coding sequence ATGAAGCTGCCGATCTACATGGACAACCACGCCACCACGCCCCTGGACCCTCGGGTGCTGGAGGCCATGCTGCCTTACCTGCGCGAGGACTTCGGCAATGCCGCATCGCGTAACCACGCCTTCGGCTGGAAGGCCGAGGCAGCGGTGGAGAAGGCCCGCAAGCAGGTGGCCGAGCTGATCGGCGCGTCGGACAAGGAGATCGTCTTCACCTCCGGCGCCACCGAGTCCGACAACCTCGCCATCAAGGGCGTGCTCGAGTTCTACAAGGACAAGGGTGACCACATCATCACCCTGAAGACCGAGCACAAGGCCGTGCTGGACACGTGCAAGCGCCTGGAGCGCATCCGCCAGGAGCGTCTGGACGAGCTGAAGATGCTCCGCCTCTCGCAGCTGGCCGAGACGGACGTCACCCCGGACAACCTGGCCGAGCTGTCCGCCCGGTTCAACGTCGAGCAGGACGCGCAGTACCAGAAGTGGGCCTCGCGCCCCACCGGCGGCGCCCGCGTCACCTACCTGGACGTGGAGAAGGACGGCCGGGTGAGCATGGAGAAGCTCGCCGCCGCCATCACCGACAAGACGGTGCTGGTCTCCATCATGTTCGCCAACAACGAGATCGGCACCGTGCAGCCCATCGCGGAGATCGGCAAGCTGTGCCGCGAGAAGGGCGTGCTGTTCCACTGCGACGCCGTGCAGGGCATCGGCAAGCTGCCCTTCCACGTGGACGAGCTGAAGGTAGACCTCGTCTCCATCTCCGCCCACAAGATGTACGGCCCCAAGGGCGTGGGCGCGCTCTACGTGCGCCGCAAGCCACGCGTGCGCATCGCCCCCATCATCGACGGCGGCGGCCACGAGCGCGGCATGCGCTCCGGCACCCTGAACGTCTCGGCCATCGTGGGCTTCGGCCAGGCGGCGCAGATTGCCCGCGAGGAGCTGGCCGAGGAGTCCGCCCGCATCTTCCGCCTCCGCGAGAAGCTGCGCACCGGCATCATGAGCCAGCTGGACATGGTCACGGTCAACGGCTCGCTGGAGCACCGGCTGCCGGGCAACCTGAACCTCTCCTTCTCCTACGTGGAGGGTGAGGCGCTCATGATGTCCATCAAGGACGTGGCGGTGTCCTCGGGCTCCGCGTGCACGTCCGCTTCGCTCGAGCCCTCGTACGTCCTCCGGGCGTGCGGCGTCGAGGAGGACATGGCGCACAGCTCCATCCGGTTTGGAGTCGGACGGTTCAACACCGAGGAAGAGGTGGACTTCGTGGTCCGGCTCGTCGTGGACAAGGTCCGCAAGCTCCGCGACATGAGCCCCCTCTACGAGATGGCCAAAGAAGGCATCGACCTCAAGAGCATCGAGTGGACTGCACACTAA
- the iscU gene encoding Fe-S cluster assembly scaffold IscU, with translation MAYSDKVIEHYENPRNVGTLDKNDPNVGTGLVGAPACGDVMRLQLKITDEGIIEDAKFKTFGCGSAIASSSLVTEWVKGKTVDQAMTISNKDVAKELSLPPVKIHCSVLAEDAIKAAIEDFKKKRQERQTKQSAS, from the coding sequence ATGGCTTACAGCGATAAGGTCATCGAGCACTACGAGAACCCCCGCAACGTGGGGACGCTGGACAAGAACGATCCCAACGTCGGCACCGGCCTGGTCGGCGCCCCGGCGTGCGGCGACGTCATGCGCCTGCAGCTGAAGATCACCGACGAGGGCATCATCGAGGACGCCAAGTTCAAGACGTTCGGCTGTGGCTCGGCCATCGCGTCGAGCTCCCTCGTGACGGAGTGGGTCAAGGGCAAGACGGTGGACCAGGCGATGACCATCTCCAACAAGGACGTGGCCAAGGAACTGTCGCTCCCGCCGGTGAAGATCCACTGCTCGGTGCTCGCCGAGGACGCCATCAAGGCGGCCATCGAGGACTTCAAGAAAAAGCGCCAGGAGCGGCAGACGAAGCAGTCCGCGTCCTGA
- a CDS encoding HesB/IscA family protein: MSEQTTSQTQQPSAASAPAPTGKPAGKGIILSDGAVKRLRVLLEQRQTPEAGLRLAVKGGGCSGLQYAMEWAEKPRERDKVFERDGVRVFVDPKSYLYLMGTELVFEETLMGSGFKLQNPNVKGACGCGESFTI, from the coding sequence ATGAGCGAGCAGACGACCTCACAGACCCAGCAGCCCTCCGCGGCGTCTGCCCCTGCGCCGACCGGCAAGCCGGCAGGCAAGGGCATTATCCTCAGCGACGGCGCGGTGAAGCGGCTGCGCGTGCTGCTGGAGCAGCGCCAGACGCCCGAGGCGGGCCTGCGCCTGGCCGTCAAGGGAGGGGGCTGCTCGGGGCTGCAGTACGCCATGGAGTGGGCGGAGAAGCCGCGCGAGCGCGACAAGGTGTTCGAGCGCGACGGCGTCCGCGTCTTCGTCGATCCCAAGAGCTACCTGTACCTGATGGGCACGGAGCTCGTTTTCGAAGAGACCCTGATGGGCTCCGGCTTCAAGCTGCAGAACCCGAACGTGAAGGGCGCGTGCGGCTGCGGCGAGAGCTTCACCATCTAG
- the hscB gene encoding Fe-S protein assembly co-chaperone HscB: MKCWNCEKDTAGRAFCPACGKIAARPPGATLFEVFSMKPGYDVDIPVLERRFRELSLQLHPDRFAQADARERRLSLEQTTTLNEAYKTLKDPSRRAFYLLKLHGVDLDREDTGTLKDMPPEFLEEVIELREELEGAMHKRDLTRAQAMAVDVTSRQREALHEAADALRALHQDGSNEEELVKKASHALGRVRYFTRFLEQVEEFEEEAVV; the protein is encoded by the coding sequence GTGAAGTGCTGGAACTGTGAGAAGGACACGGCCGGACGGGCCTTCTGCCCCGCCTGTGGGAAGATCGCCGCTCGGCCCCCGGGGGCCACGCTCTTCGAGGTCTTCTCGATGAAGCCGGGCTACGACGTGGACATCCCCGTGCTCGAGCGGCGGTTCCGCGAGCTGTCGCTCCAGCTGCACCCGGATCGCTTCGCCCAGGCCGATGCCCGTGAGCGCCGCCTGTCGCTGGAGCAGACCACCACCCTCAACGAGGCCTACAAGACGCTCAAGGACCCATCGCGCCGGGCCTTCTACCTGCTCAAGCTGCACGGAGTAGACCTGGACCGCGAGGACACCGGCACCCTGAAGGACATGCCCCCCGAGTTCCTCGAGGAAGTCATCGAGCTGCGCGAGGAGCTGGAAGGCGCCATGCACAAGCGGGATTTGACGCGGGCCCAGGCCATGGCGGTGGACGTGACGTCGCGCCAACGTGAGGCACTGCACGAGGCCGCGGACGCCCTGCGAGCACTGCACCAGGACGGCAGCAATGAAGAGGAGCTGGTGAAAAAGGCATCGCACGCGCTGGGGCGGGTGCGGTACTTCACGCGCTTCCTCGAGCAAGTAGAGGAGTTCGAGGAGGAGGCGGTGGTTTGA